A single region of the Leishmania donovani BPK282A1 complete genome, chromosome 19 genome encodes:
- a CDS encoding RNA binding protein, putative, with protein sequence MGPYHGNGMMAPAMSANEPMQVVYNRTQKRVPVFRDSLIMYEQQMVRVMEELRTLTMDVNALRAHYEEALQEKLYIENLAAQAEKRVQDVKEIVDRYVGVKDAVVASDGFTYERETISSYIEGCKEAGGTPTSYQTEKPLTSLLIPNRSLKTLVDRLATLQKAEPTPPAPADRNPVQHHSKSMTAGRAGNVSINQHEGQRRNMHGGGKDSSGPVELNAKGERVHPCIRVYGYCNYNESCAYAKYPYDACLSNLKNKCRFKNQCHERHVEFRGPLDDYGNCASTNQGPNQEIIASEPVGEANK encoded by the coding sequence atggGCCCCTATCACGGCAACGGCATGATGGCACCTGCCATGAGCGCGAACGAGCCAATGCAAGTGGTGTACAACCGCACACAGAAGCGCGTGCCGGTTTTCCGCGACAGCCTGATTATGTACGAGCAGCAGATGGTGCGGGTGATGGAGGAACTGCGCACGCTGACGATGGACGTGAATGCGCTGCGGGCGCATTACGAAGAGGCGCTCCAGGAGAAACTGTACATTGAGAACCTCGCGGCACAGGCGGAGAAGCGCGTGCAGGACGTGAAGGAAATCGTGGACCGCTACGTTGGTGTCAAAGACGCGGTGGTAGCCAGCGACGGCTTCACGTATGAGCGGGAGACGATCTCCTCGTATATCGAAGGCTGCAAAGAGGCTGGCGGCACGCCGACGTCATACCAGACAGAGAAGCCGCTGACCTCGCTGCTGATCCCGAACCGCTCGCTCAAGACGTTGGTGGATCGCttggcgacgctgcagaaggcggagccgacgccgccggcgccggccgACCGCAACCCGGTGCAGCACCACTCGAAGTCGATGACGGCGGGCCGCGCAGGAAACGTCTCTATCAACCAGCACGAAGGCCAGCGGCGCAAcatgcacggcggcggaaAGGACAGCTCCGGCCCGGTGGAGCTGAACGCCAAGGGGGAACGAGTGCATCCGTGCATTCGTGTGTACGGGTACTGCAACTACAACGAGAGCTGCGCGTACGCGAAGTATCCGTACGATGCGTGCTTGTCGAATCTGAAGAACAAGTGCCGCTTCAAGAACCAGTGCCACGAGCGCCACGTCGAGTTCCGCGGCCCACTGGACGACTACGGTAACTGCGCTTCCACTAACCAGGGACCTAACCAAGAGATCATTGCGTCCGAGCCCGTGGGGGAAGCGAACAAGTAG
- a CDS encoding RNA binding protein — MNAMSPFYGRTYPTRTTPLMWEATQTLQSSLVDQSSDMRRSLDLAMSLHEVLERNREIYNNIIAERNEAYRRLQDADAKLQQVEHVVRRYAEVKDPVVASDGYTYERTELSRYLSDCKKSNSKAYSQQTKEELTDVMVDNVSLRRLAELLKGVHSVEVPQLSSRPLLAGGVVDVNGPRSHWAEEDPSMSGADHTEMGHGPVGLAGGAGGRGGNGMAVGLGHAGLRYDRSGGAKYGKPSNGNEGKGGLHPCLRVYGFCNFEDDCTFANYPYEACLNHIKGKCRFGSTCKELHVDPRDPVYQNTRSFANHHHQGGNSANTNHAHNNAAACANNANSSQAADVGAEASRQSGSKMPDSVAEREAEIAAAKKDGKSKETEEPASAAGADAAKAKDE; from the coding sequence ATGAACGCCATGTCGCCGTTTTACGGTCGGACCTACCCGACGAGGACAACCCCGCTCATGTGGgaggcgacgcagacgcTGCAGAGCTCTCTGGTCGATCAGAGCAGCGACATGCGCCGCTCGCTGGACCTCGCCATGTCGCTGCacgaggtgctggagagaaATCGAGAGATTTACAACAATATCATCGCCGAGCGCAACGAGGCCTACCGCCGTCTGCAGGACGCAGACGCGAAACTGCAGCAGGTCGAGCATGTCGTCCGCCGCTACGCCGAGGTGAAGGATCCGGTTGTGGCCAGTGACGGCTACACGTACGAGCGCACGGAGCTCAGCCGCTACCTTAGCGACTGCAAGAAGTCGAACAGCAAGGCCTACTCGCAGCAGacgaaggaggagctgacAGACGTGATGGTAGACAACGTTTcgctgcgccggctggcGGAGCTGTTGAAGGGCGTGCACTCGGTggaggtgccgcagctgtcgAGCCGCCCGCTGCTAGCGGGCGGTGTTGTCGACGTTAATGGCCCTCGCTCTCACTGGGCCGAGGAGGATCCGTCAATGAGCGGCGCGGATCACACTGAGATGGGTCACGGTCCTGTCGGCCTtgcgggcggcgctggtggccgTGGTGGGAATGGGATGGCAGTGGGCCTCGGCCACGCCGGCCTCCGCTATGATCGGAGCGGAGGTGCCAAGTACGGCAAGCCGAGCAACGGCAACGAGGGCAAGGGCGGGCTGCATccgtgcctgcgcgtgtaTGGTTTCTGCAACTTCGAGGACGACTGCACGTTTGCGAACTACCCCTACGAGGCATGCCTGAACCATATCAAGGGCAAGTGCCGCTTCGGCTCCACCTGCAAGGAGCTGCACGTTGACCCGCGCGACCCCGTCTACCAGAACACACGCAGCTTTGCCAACCATCACCACCAGGGCGGCAACAGCGCGAACACCAACCACGCCCACaacaacgccgctgcctgtgcAAACAACGCGAACAGCAGCCAGGCAGCGGATGTTGGCGCGGAGGCGTCGAGGCAGAGCGGGAGCAAGATGCCGGACTCTGTAGCGGAAAGGGAGGCGGAGATTGCGGCGGCCAAGAAAGACGGCAAGTCGAAGGAGACCGAGGAGcccgcttccgctgccggcgcagatgccgccAAGGCCAAGGACGAATAA
- a CDS encoding intraflagellar transport protein component, putative, with protein MAEVASPYRGRVKEMWSAPTADVESEAAAAAAAPPPTQQRKVCFNVCRQEPYHPSKGYRHLARKLRQGGTVEINKEDITLDRLSTSDIVLFPAPQTPFSEEDLTVIRQYVEGGGSAMILLGDGHGGQYSYLNKTLDDWTGITINEDCVVRTVLHRYLHPKEVCVTNGITNRAINKAAGKKVFGAVGGSTSSGFGGGTGSIGAKGVTTMGIGSTLMTLNRTVGAGQATNAARLAQSATAGSAAAIAVDEAEQEATSLVFVYPYGLTFNVQRPAIPLLSSGFMAYPLNRPIAAAWECPKVAEHLGRRKQGKLLIIGSAQLFDDAWIEKEENSTLASILFDYLDHKLKLNQIDADEPDITDYHHLPDTASLSERLRVAVEQHEELPRDFTQLFELDSFKIDTDKIPDVVDTYSKLSVKVEPLTLIPPEFQTPLPPVKPAVFEAIHRDPPPPGLDLFDLDEEFAPERVRLSQLTNKCKADDVEYYILQAAEVMGVTKKLRSPRNRDPRALLDYVFRQVVEYKKVNSGPVAPQEARHGDAASRVAAADNAAAAAAAENMMRVIRVSNDGTGDATPFDENPLWNLYLEADFAKGTIEGNLQLLQDSSRFGAQEARIEGDIKPPGEREYPMEWGVVLDAADGEQIIYVFLGMIQGNQLRGVCEQGGGGNTRNFLYTLEEL; from the coding sequence atggcggaggtggcTTCACCGTACCGTGGCAGGGTAAAGGAGATGTGGTCGGCACCGACGGCAGATGTAGAGagcgaagccgccgccgccgccgccgcgccgccgccgacgcagcagagAAAGGTGTGCTTTAACGTGTGCCGCCAGGAGCCGTACCACCCAAGCAAAGGGTACCGGCACCTCGCGCGGAAGCTGCGGCAGGGCGGCACGGTAGAAATAAACAAGGAGGACATCACGCTGGACCGCTTGAGCACCAGCGACATCGTCCTCTTCcctgcgccgcagacgccCTTCTCGGAGGAGGACCTCACGGTGATTCGGCAGTACGTGGAAGGTGGCGGCTCTGCCATGATCCTCCTAGGTGACGGCCACGGGGGGCAGTACTCGTACCTCAATAAGACCCTCGACGACTGGACAGGGATTACCATCAATGAGGATTGCGTCGTGCGCACAGTTCTGCACCGCTACCTGCATCCCAAGGAGGTGTGCGTAACCAACGGCATCACAAACCGCGCCATCAATAAGGCCGCTGGCAAGAAGGTGTTCGGCGCCGTGGGCGGGTCGacgagcagcggcttcgGTGGCGGGACGGGCAGCATCGGGGCGAAGGGCGTCACCACCATGGGCATCGGCTCCACGCTCATGACGCTCAACCGCACGGTCGGTGCTGGGCAGGCAACAAACGCGGCGCGACTCGCGcagagcgccaccgcgggaAGTGCTGCGGCCATAGCTGTCGATGAGGCCGAACAGGAGGCCACCAGTCTGGTCTTTGTGTATCCATATGGCCTCACCTTCAACGTGCAGCGGCCCGCCATCCCGCTCCTCAGCAGTGGTTTCATGGCGTACCCGCTGAACCGCCCgatcgcggcggcgtgggaGTGTCCAAAGGTGGCTGAGCACCTTGGCCGTCGCAAGCAGGGCAAGCTGCTGATAATCGGGtcggcgcagctcttcgaTGACGCGTGGATTgagaaagaggagaacaGCACACTCGCCTCCATCCTCTTCGACTACCTTGACCACAAGCTGAAGCTGAACCAGATCGATGCCGACGAGCCGGATATTACGGACTACCATCACCTTCCTGATACCGCCTCCCTATCCGAGCGGTTGCGCGTCGCTGTAGAGCAGcacgaggagctgccgcgtGATTTTACGCAGCTGTTCGAGCTAGATTCGTTCAAGATCGACACAGACAAAATACCAGATGTGGTGGACACCTACTCGAAGCTGTCCGTGAAGGTAGAGCCGCTGACACTGATCCCGCCGGAGTTccagacgccgctgccgccggtgaaGCCCGCCGTTTTTGAGGCGATTCACCGCGACCCGCCCCCGCCTGGACTGGACCTCTTCGATCTGGACGAGGAGTTCGCGCCGGAGCGGGTCCGACTCAGCCAGCTCACGAACAAGTGCAAGGCGGATGACGTGGAGTACTACATCttgcaggcggcggaggtgatggGAGTAACGAAGAAATTACGCAGCCCACGAAACCGCGACCCGCGCGCGCTACTCGACTACGTGTTCCGCCAAGTGGTAGAGTACAAGAAGGTGAACAGCGGCCCTGTCGCGCCGCAGGAGGCCAGACATGGCGATGCCGCCTCTAGGGTGGCCGCGGCAgacaacgccgctgccgccgccgccgcggagaaCATGATGCGCGTGATTCGCGTCAGCAACgacggcaccggcgacgcgACCCCGTTCGACGAGAACCCACTCTGGAACCTCTACCTAGAGGCGGACTTCGCAAAGGGCACCATCGAGGGTAACCTGCAACTGCTGCAGGACTCGAGCCGCTTCGGTGCACAGGAGGCGCGCATCGAGGGCGACATCAAGCCGCCAGGCGAGCGTGAGTACCCGATGGAGTGGGGCGTCGTGCTAgacgccgccgatggcgaGCAGATCATCTACGTGTTCTTAGGAATGATCCAAGGCAAccagctgcgcggcgtgtgtgagcagggtggcggcggcaacaccCGCAACTTCCTATATACGCTAGAAGAGCTGTAg
- a CDS encoding lipoic acid synthetase, mitochondrial precursor, putative, with product MCLTAAPSRVSPIAAAAAAAADVAGSSESTVNLMADVDKKDPQYKQIFLERFRKKLQSDKTGMNDLESFVELPEGVAPSAASIGPIKRGSEPLPPWLKLKVPKGMTHRPRFNRIRRSMREKNLSTVCEEAKCPNIGECWGGSDDEGTATATIMVMGSHCTRGCRFCSVLTSRRPPPLDPEEPEKVAAAVHEMGVDYIVMTMVDRDDLPDGGASHVCRCIHTIKEKNPALMLEALVGDFHGDLKLVEQLAVTPLSVYAHNIECVERITPRVRDRRASYKQSLQTLEHVTKSTNGKMLTKSSIMLGLGEEEKEVRQTLRDLRTAGVSAVTLGQYLQPSRTRLKVSRYAHPKEFEMWEKEAMDMGFLYCASGPMVRSSYRAGEYYIKSILKQRQSAEGGKATAAATAANAGAAIA from the coding sequence ATGTGCCTGACGGCTGCACCGAGCCGCGTCTCGCCgattgccgccgctgctgctgctgccgccgatgtCGCGGGTTCCTCGGAATCGACAGTCAACCTCATGGCAGATGTGGACAAGAAAGACCCGCAATACAAGCAGATCTTTCTGGAGCGCTTCCGCAAGAAGCTGCAGTCGGACAAGACGGGCATGAACGACTTGGAGAGTTTTGTGGAGCTGCCCGAGGGCGTCGctccgtcggcggcgtcgattGGTCCTATCAAGCGGGGCAGTGAGCCACTCCCGCCGTGGCTAAAGCTAAAGGTGCCGAAGGGCATGACGCATCGCCCACGATTCAACCGCATCCGCCGCAGTATGCGCGAGAAGAATCTGTCGACAGTGTGCGAGGAGGCCAAATGCCCCAATATTGGTGAGTGctggggcggcagcgacgacgagggcacGGCGACGGCCACCATCATGGTGATGGGCTCGCACTGCACCCGCGGATGCCGGTTTTGCTCGGTGCTGAcgagccgccgcccgcctccGTTGGACCCGGAGGAGCCAGAGAAggtcgcggccgccgtgcacgAGATGGGCGTGGACTACATCGTAATGACGATGGTCGACCGCGACGACTTGCcagacggcggtgcctcGCATGTGTGTCGCTGCATCCACACCATTAAGGAGAAGAATCCGGCGCTGATGCTGGAGGCCCTCGTCGGTGACTTCCATGGTGATTTGAAGCTGGTGGAGCAGTTGGCGGTTACCCCGCTGAGTGTGTACGCGCACAACATCGAGTGCGTGGAGCGCATTacgccgcgcgtgcgtgacCGGCGCGCCTCGTACAAGCAGTCGCTGCAAACACTCGAACACGTTACGAAGTCGACCAATGGCAAGATGCTCACAAAGAGCAGTATCATGCTGGGCCTTGGcgaggaagaaaaggaggTGCGCCAGACGCTGCGCGATCTGCGCACGGCTGGTGTGTCGGCGGTGACCCTTGGCCAGTACCTGCAGCCCTCACGCACCCGTCTGAAGGTGTCCCGCTACGCTCACCCGAAGGAGTTCGAGATGTGGGAGAAAGAGGCGATGGACATGGGGTTCCTCTACTGCGCCTCTGGCCCGATGGTGCGCAGCTCCTACAGGGCTGGTGAGTACTACATCAAGAGCATTCTGAAGCAACGCCAGAGCGCCGAAGGTGGAAAGGctacggcggccgccaccgctgccaacGCAGGTGCTGCGATTGCGTga
- a CDS encoding protein kinase, putative, which produces MPSSNLVTDAYHNTELAINVFFSIHTDANPVMGRKATKASVVPIAASLLPANAAVMIDDDLTPGVADFGATTEPAVRSPSSVEREAFENSIADIGGGGALSQSVVSRRDMSLADISRMRLEGCRARHTLFAATTSLRGSMASSLRSTSGSPMLPLTGRVRDHAGICGETTSAAISAVSQAPAWSSLNGLGRSFNRRSSMLSVRTNALDTSIAILQHMAHDTAARAEAACNAQSLAGTPSTATSACGSVALPSLQPTQPYPEDTHAGARGYKVVGSGNTASVEDSCSGSGQHTPVLHTVHTRQFTSASDSSSPLNSLSESELCSGHLRAGGRSHLSAQASATHLTGSGGVAKAASDLQHSSPRSHPDGSPLAARRQTIATADHRAPHHSVAVAATEVALPSAQNQTTDVSVYNHDFQHLVPLEVKEALQRNMRPICEDDDDDDDDALLHDGLSAPTPPPLTSFANVTHSMYEDTCHLDTPSNYVRTRGTGSVGGAGAAIADAPFSFPPSTLHAPSRLFASPNAPALQTATSSMIAWQTGGTGGAKSIRPFDSDTAETLAAGLSISGTGVPFQAWKFPSLGKPNSASSLRKTSLGENGNAEALPEGAVGGAAAVHQPTVPLSEHCSHPTRETLMPGSPQRQCSESPPLTRNGLQATSKHSTLKTAATPCSSVAVGALSGSGDVGPRAASLLSGVDGTHRTSSVVHGTPMRTNDGAGGRFVQPAVAQGSPSSAAGSLSAAADSSNTRKLEMMYTVYERLLHARPPDNSFPEATPRSLQTLTSRSLTEEVTPPLDTSPSPPAAQQAPQSGAAGAGFEAMSQGDCSPSMSYSGALSRSAGYYSFGKRISLSHPNKQTLPHQFLGSAANLHAMSSPPRVAMLGTPAVADMIVASNGNSSGSAMAFSSTARARRRSLDLSVLQRIDSRPLLQSTLFLQNNLHSICEAQARFARKERAEDAGSAEQRNAISLSPSKAAVSVAAKPVPQYTVPLEEQSAAGVPSLASVADVETCEGVEGVSQGRMTGRTAIAETASPVVLGSAAASATAASTARELNQTSSSCRGTQVPSVDSVLPSSVSPSIGKRSNASSLPVNCIQEGQGKQEEPLRKQAEMHVNPTAAAAVSVAHESNGISPHRYYRALTEAKCLVRHVHGVDGVEREVDNDSMDLVVYAGMHLMGWLEVVSLLGCGSFGQVFLCKDLRICDGHFVHPSEIEGEDYEYWNCSHAYLPFSSVDAVPTHRPLVAVKVVKSVPLLEQQSVLEAEMLVLIGAQTALPPANAAEEARESATPAFAAATGDRIGVNEPPPADPRCANIAKVLADGICYGHHCIVMERYGANLYEYIAANDHRGLPMYQIRSIGAQLFSALSLVHEECHIIHADIKPENVLLTLDSGRGTLRVTDEPSPITAATAAATPPAEAVSNSNASTTAVATKTPRSVPQQNAFAEAAHRSPSSTSPNAEPPWHQQRTESAASSSASPSLPAESSHTARVGPGAVARQRLGFKGKRRNSNTLLDLSSSPMTLATYKGHSLCHLRSSSASRATIVEQTDMPTPEPRRMHMLSQSSALVTSAASGMSLQSLGGGGAGSYSRHMMQAPAAPVEEAPAVPVAPAASHLHVRLIDFSSSCYDGGPFYQYIQSRYYRAPEVIIGAPYNSAIDVWSTGCLLAELLLGMPLLPGCNDHHQLSLVEEMIEPLPDYLVENGDNADLFYIVAAPGGEGSTDAALPRAPAAAAPGATASATLQQPRSFALRTRENYLEVTGSEPLQYRRYFTYQTLQELVRHCPLTLEERRMSNGLHPYVSANESSAIPPDATPSLSVRSDMMKQRYLLFDLLRRLLQTDSKLRPTAAQALQHPFFSSLPPYFKTFALD; this is translated from the coding sequence ATGCCAAGTAGCAATCTTGTGACGGACGCGTACCACAACACCGAGTTGGCAATCAACGTTTTCTTTTCCATCCACACCGATGCGAATCCCGTCATGGGCAGGAAAGCGACAAAGGCTTCAGTAGTCCCCATCGCTGCCTCGCTGCTTCCGGCAAACGCCGCAGTCATGATCGACGATGACCTCACGCCTGGCGTGGCTGACTTTGGCGCCACCACAGAGCCAGCTGTGCGTAGCCCGTCATCCGTTGAGCGCGAGGCTTTTGAGAATTCCATCGCagacatcggcggcggcggcgccttaTCTCAGTCAGTGGTGAGCCGCCGCGACATGTCGCTTGCGGACATCTCCCGAATGCGACTGGAAGGCTGCCGTGCGCGGCACACACTCTTCGCCGCTACCACGTCACTACGTGGCAGCATGgcctcgtcgctgcggtCTACCTCGGGGTCGCCCATGCTCCCGCTGACTGGCCGCGTGCGTGATCATGCGGGGATCTGCGGCGAAACCACCTCGGCAGCCATATCGGCAGTCTCACAAGCGCCTGCGTGGTCGTCCCTGAATGGGCTTGGTCGCTCATTCAACCGCCGCTCCAGCATGCTATCGGTGCGCACAAACGCACTGGACACGTCGATTGCCATTCTTCAGCACATGGCGCACGACACGGCTGCTCGTGCCGAGGCTGCCTGCAATGCTCAATCTCTCGCCGGCACCCcgtccaccgccacctccgcctgtGGATCCGTCGCGCTGCCCTCGTTGCAGCCGACACAGCCCTATCCAGAGGACACCCACGCCGGCGCCCGCGGTTACAAGGTGGTGGGAAGTGGTAACACAGCTTCGGTGGAGGACAGTtgtagcggcagcggccagcaCACGCCCGTGCTGCACACCGTGCACACGCGACAGTTCACCAGCGCTTCGGActcttcctctccgctgAACTCGCTCTCTGAGTCGGAGCTGTGCAGCGGGCAcctgcgcgctggcggtcGCTCACATTTGTCTGCACAGGCCTCGGCAACACACCTtaccggcagcggtggcgttgcCAAGGCGGCGTCGGACTTACAGCACAGCTCCCCACGGTCTCACCCGGACGGATCTCCCTTGGCTGCAAGGCGGCAGACGATTGCCACAGCGGATCATCGAGCACCCCATCATTCAGTGGCGGTCGCCGCCACAGAGGTTGCCCTGCCAAGCGCACAGAACCAGACGACCGACGTAAGCGTCTACAACCACGACTTCCAGCACCTTGTCCCACTCGAAGTAAAGGAGGCGCTCCAGCGTAACATGCGCCCAATCtgcgaggacgacgacgacgacgacgacgacgcgctgctgcacgacggGCTGagtgcgccgacgccgccgccgctgacatCCTTCGCGAACGTGACGCACAGCATGTACGAGGACACCTGCCATTTGGACACTCCGTCCAACTATGTGCGCACTCGTGGCACCGGCAGCGTTggtggtgccggcgcggcgATCGCGGATGCCCCGTTCAGCTTTCCTCCGAGTACCCTTCACGCACCTAGTCGACTCTTTGCTTCACCAAacgcaccggcgctgcagacaGCCACATCCTCGATGATTGCCTGGCAAACAGGCGGCACTGGCGGGGCCAAGTCGATCCGTCCATTCGATAGTGACACGGCGGAGACACTGGCGGCTGGCCTGAGCATCAGCGGTACGGGAGTACCCTTCCAGGCGTGGAAGTTTCCGAGTTTGGGCAAGCCGAactccgcgtcgtcgctgcgcaaGACGTCGCTCGGCGAGAATGGGAACGCGGAGGCGTTGCCGGAGGGCGCGGTGGGAGGTGCGGCCGCGGTGCATCAGCCGACTGTTCCACTTTCCGAGCACTGCAGCCACCCCACTCGCGAGACCCTCATGCCGGgatcgccgcagcggcagtgcagtGAGTCTCCTCCGCTCACCCGAAACGGACTTCAGGCCACCAGCAAGCACAGCACCCTCAAAACGGCAGCTACGCCGTGCTCTTCCGTGGCGGTCGGTGCCCTGTCTGGCTCTGGCGACGTTGGCCCgcgcgcagcgtcgctgctgtccgGTGTGGACGGCACTCATCGAACGTCCTCAGTTGTGCACGGCACCCCGATGCGCACCAATGACGGCGCAGGTGGGCGCTTTGTGCAGCCTGCTGTCGCGCAGGGATCGCCATCTAGCGCGGCTGGCAGCttgagcgccgccgcggacagcagcaacacgcgCAAGCTGGAGATGATGTACACAGTCTatgagcggctgctgcacgcacgGCCTCCCGACAACAGCTTCCCTGAGGCTACCCCAAGGAGTCTGCAGACGCTGACCTCGCGAAGTCTGACTGAGgaggtgacgccgccgctggacacatcgccgtcgccaccggctGCCCAGCAAGCGCCGCAATctggtgccgccggcgctggctTCGAGGCAATGAGTCAGGGTGACTGTTCTCCATCGATGTCCTACTCCGGCGCTCTGAGTCGCTCGGCGGGTTACTACAGCTTCGGTAAGCGGATCAGTCTCAGTCACCCGAACAAGCAGACGCTGCCACACCAGttcctcggcagcgccgcaaacCTGCATGCaatgtcgtcgccgccgcgcgtggCGATGCTCGGCACCCCCGCAGTGGCAGACATGATCGTGGCGTCGAACGGTAACAGCAGTGGCTCAGCCATGGCTTTCTCGTCtactgcgcgcgcgcgccgacgtAGTCTGGACttgtcggtgctgcagcgcatcgactcccgcccgctgctgcaatCGACGCTGTTTTTGCAGAATAACCTGCACTCCATCTgcgaggcgcaggcgcggtTCGCgcggaaggagagagcggaggaTGCTGGAAGTGCGGAACAGCGCAACGCAATTAGTCTGTCACCGTCGAAAGCGGCTGTATCCGTAGCGGCCAAACCCGTGCCCCAGTACACCGTTCCGTTAGAGGAGCAGAGTGCGGCTGgtgtgccgtcgctggcgaGCGTGGCCGACGTGGAGACGTGCGAGGGTGTGGAAGGGGTGAGTCAGGGGCGGATGACAGGCCGCACCGCAATCGCCGAAACGGCTTCGCCGGTGGTGCtcggctccgctgccgcttcggcaacagcagcgtcCACCGCGCGAGAGTTGAACCaaacgagcagcagctgcagaggtACTCAAGTCCCTTCTGTGGACTCtgtgctgccgtcgtccgTCTCGCCCTCAATAGGCAAGCGGTCCAACGCGTCGAGTCTGCCCGTCAACTGCATTCAAGAAGGGCAGGGGAAGCAGGAGGAGCCGCTCCGCAAGCAGGCCGAGATGCACGTGAAtcccacggccgccgccgccgtgtctGTGGCACATGAGAGCAACGGAATCTCACCACATCGGTACTACCGAGCCCTCACGGAGGCAAAATGCCTCGTGCGTCACGTTCACGGCGTCGATGGGGTGGAGCGGGAGGTGGACAACGACTCCATGGACTTGGTCGTGTACGCTGGCATGCACCTGATGGGCTGGTTGGAGGTGGTGAGTCTGCTGGGCTGCGGCAGCTTTGGTCAAGTATTCCTTTGCAAGGACTTGCGCATCTGCGACGGCCACTTTGTCCACCCAAGCGAGATCGAGGGCGAGGACTACGAGTATTGGAACTGCTCCCACGCCTACCTCCccttcagcagcgtcgacgccgtGCCGACGCATCGGCCGCTTGTCGCCGTCAAGGTGGTGAAaagcgtgccgctgctggagcagcagtcGGTTCTAGAGGCGGAGATGCTTGTACTGATCGGAGCGCAGACCGCGCTACCTCCGGCGAacgcagcggaggaggctcGTGAGTCGGCCACCCCGGCAttcgcagccgccacagGTGATCGAATTGGCGTCAATgagccaccgccggcggATCCACGCTGCGCCAACATCGCAAAGGTGCTCGCCGACGGCATCTGCTACGGCCATCACTGCATTGTGATGGAGAGGTACGGCGCGAACCTGTACGAGTACATCGCCGCGAACGATCACCGTGGGCTTCCCATGTACCAAATCCGCTCTATCGGCGCACAGCTCTtctccgctctctcgctcgtgcACGAGGAGTGCCACATCATCCACGCTGACATCAAGCCAGAGAATGTGCTGCTGACGCTTGACTCAGGCAGAGGCACACTGCGGGTGACGGACGAGCCGTCGCCCATAAccgctgccacagcagccgcgacgccCCCCGCTGAGGCCGTGAGCAATAGCAACGCCAGCACCACTGCAGTGGCGACCAAGACCCCGCGTAGCGTCCCACAGCAAAATGCGTTTGCTGAGGCTGCGCACCGCTCTCCGAGCAGCACGTCGCCAAATGCCGAACCGCCgtggcaccagcagcgcaccgagtctgcggcgtcgtcgtccgcttcgccctcgctgccggcagAGAGCTCGCACACCGCGCGAGTCGGCCCTGGCGCtgtcgcgcggcagcggctcggcTTTAAGGGGAAGCGCCGAAACTCGAACACCCTCCTGgacctctcctcctcgccgatGACGCTCGCGACGTACAAGGGTCACAGTTTGTGCCACCTCCGCTCAAGCTCGgccagccgcgccaccatTGTGGAGCAAACAGACATGCCGACCCCCGAGCCGCGCCGCATGCACATGCTGAGCCAGTCTTCCGCTCTTGTCACCAGTGCCGCGAGCGGCATGTCGTTGCAAAGccttggcggtggtggtgccggcaGTTACAGTCGTCACATGATGcaagcacctgctgcgcccgtggaggaggcgccggcggtgccagTAGCaccggctgcttcgcacctGCACGTTCGGCTCATTGATTTTAGCTCCAGCTGCTACGACGGTGGCCCGTTTTACCAATACATCCAGTCCCGCTACTATCGTGCACCGGAGGTAATTATAGGGGCGCCGTACAACTCTGCAATCGATGTGTGGTCGACTGGCTGCTTGCttgcggagctgctgctgggcatgccgctgctccccGGCTGCAACGATCACCACCAGCTCTCGCTCGTGGAGGAGATGATTGAGCCGCTGCCCGACTACCTGGTAGAGAATGGAGACAACGCCGACTTGTTTTACATCGTAGCAGCGCCGGGGGGCGAGGGTAGTACcgatgccgcgctgcctcgtgcgccagcagctgcagcgcccgGCGCAACTGCGtcagcgacgctgcagcagcctcgGTCGTTTGCTTTGCGCACACGCGAGAACTACCTGGAGGTCACCGGCAGCGAGCCGCTGCAGTACCGCCGCTACTTCACGTACCAGACTCTGCAGGAGCTGGTGCGGCACTGCCCTTTGACGCTcgaggagcggcgcatgAGCAACGGGCTACATCCGTACGTGTCAGCCAACGAGTCCTCCGCGATACCCCCCGatgcgacgccgtcgctgtcggtgcgATCAGACATGATGAAGCAGCGCTACTTGCTCTTCGATTTGCTGCGACGTCTCCTTCAGACGGACTCGAAACTgcgccccaccgccgcccagGCACTCCAGCACCCGTTCTTCAGCTCGCTTCCACCGTATTTCAAGACCTTTGCGCTCGACTGA